From one Deltaproteobacteria bacterium genomic stretch:
- a CDS encoding serine/threonine protein kinase — MSQANSKMPQKLGNYRIIEEVGVGGLGRVFRAIDERTGGTVAVKVLHDKYAQNRRFLGIFHRELLIMAGMHHKHVVGYLDSYFEPPNCFIVTEFVEGWSGHSFIKQAGLVPPLIALSIIIDMMKGIDHLHLHDTIHSDLSASNILIDRSGRVMVTDFGLSCQVEIEDYKNYMIGTPGYYSPEHISEAAICPQTDIYCAGLILYEMIAGRKAVPGLTDRQKILQSMRKISFDRLNITDRALNAMMVKLLKQCLQFNASKRLQTAEHMMFGCYEILKRHNIRYARHAIKKFLIDRKLVRGPFTGQEQDIYLGSILAPKP, encoded by the coding sequence TTGTCGCAAGCCAACAGCAAAATGCCGCAGAAACTCGGAAACTACCGCATCATCGAAGAAGTCGGTGTAGGCGGCCTCGGACGCGTGTTTCGTGCCATTGATGAGAGAACTGGCGGGACCGTCGCAGTCAAGGTCTTGCACGATAAATACGCGCAGAACAGGCGATTTCTCGGTATTTTTCACCGTGAGCTCCTAATCATGGCTGGCATGCATCACAAGCACGTGGTTGGGTATTTAGATAGCTACTTCGAACCGCCAAACTGTTTTATCGTGACGGAGTTTGTCGAAGGCTGGTCTGGACACTCCTTCATCAAACAAGCCGGTTTAGTGCCACCGCTCATCGCCCTGAGTATCATTATCGATATGATGAAGGGTATCGATCACCTTCATCTTCACGACACCATTCACTCAGATCTGTCGGCGTCAAATATTCTGATCGATCGCAGCGGGCGCGTGATGGTGACGGACTTTGGGCTCTCTTGTCAGGTAGAAATCGAGGACTACAAAAACTACATGATTGGGACGCCAGGCTACTACTCGCCCGAGCATATATCCGAAGCAGCGATTTGCCCGCAAACGGATATCTACTGCGCTGGATTGATCTTGTATGAAATGATTGCTGGACGCAAAGCGGTGCCGGGTTTGACTGACCGCCAAAAAATCCTTCAGTCGATGCGAAAAATTAGTTTCGACCGACTCAACATCACCGATCGCGCGCTGAACGCCATGATGGTTAAGTTACTGAAACAGTGCTTGCAATTTAACGCCTCCAAACGCCTTCAAACTGCAGAACACATGATGTTTGGCTGCTACGAAATACTCAAGCGCCATAACATTCGCTACGCGAGACACGCCATCAAGAAATTCCTCATCGACCGTAAACTGGTACGCGGGCCTTTCACAGGCCAGGAGCAAGATATCTACCTTGGGTCGATCTTAGCGCCCAAACCCTAA